A genomic segment from Spinacia oleracea cultivar Varoflay chromosome 3, BTI_SOV_V1, whole genome shotgun sequence encodes:
- the LOC110794224 gene encoding serine/threonine-protein phosphatase 2A 65 kDa regulatory subunit A beta isoform: MDEPLYPIAVLIDELKNDDIQLRLNSIRRLSTIARALGEERTRKELIPFLSENNDDDDEVLLAMAEELGVFVPYVGGVEHAHVLLPPLETLCTVEETCVRDKAAESLCRIGSQMRETDLTDYFIPLVKRLAAGEWFTARVSSCGLFHIAYSSAPDMLKTELRSIYNQLCQDDMPMVRRSAATNLGKFAATVEPTHLKTDVMAMFEDLTQDDQDSVRLLAVEGCAALGKLLEPQDCVAHILPVIVNFSQDKSWRVRYMVANQLYELCEAVGPEPTRTDLVPAYVRLLRDNEAEVRIAAAGKVTKFCRILSPELAIQHILPCVKDLSSDSSQHVRSALASVIMGMAPVLGKDSTIEQLLPIFLSLLKDEFPDVRLNIISKLDQVNQVIGIDLLSQSLLPAIVELAEDRHWRVRLAIIEYIPLLASQLGVGFFDDKLGALCMQWLQDKVYSIRDAAANNVKRLAEEFGPEWAMQHIVPQVLEMMNNSHYLYRMTILHAISLLAPVMGSEITCTKLLPVVITASKDRVPNIKFNVAKVLQSLVPIVDQSVVEKTIRPCLVELNEDPDVDVRFFANQALRSIDHVMMSS, translated from the exons ATGGATGAGCCATTGTACCCAATTGCGGTTTTGATAGACGAGTTGAAAAATGATGATATACAGCTACGGCTGAATTCAATCCGGAGGCTGTCTACAATTGCTCGTGCACTCGGGGAGGAACGAACCCGGAAAGAGTTGATTCCGTTCTTGAGTGAGaacaatgatgatgatgatgaggttcTTCTTGCAATGGCCGAGGAATTGGGTGTTTTTGTACCCTATGTTGGGGGTGTCGAACATGCCCATGTGTTGCTTCCACCCCTTGAAACACTTTGCACCGTGGAGGAGACTTGTGTGAGGGACAAAGCTGCTGAGTCGTTGTGTAGAATTGGATCCCAGATGAGGGAAACTGATTTGACTGATTATTTCATTCCTTTAGTGAAG AGACTGGCAGCAGGAGAATGGTTTACAGCTCGAGTATCTTCTTGTGGACTTTTTCATATTGCTTATTCAAGTGCCCCGGATATGTTGAAGACGGAGCTAAGATCGATATACAACCAGTTGTGTCAAGATGACATGCCAATGGTGAGAAGATCTGCTGCCACAAATCTGGGGAAATTTGCTGCAACTGTTGAACCTACTCATCTGAAGACTGATGTTATGGCAATGTTCGAGGATCTGACACAAGATG ATCAGGATTCTGTACGCTTATTAGCTGTCGAGGGCTGTGCTGCACTTGGAAAGTTGTTGGAGCCGCAGGACTGTGTTGCACATATACTTCCAGTTATTGTTAATTTTTCTCAG GATAAGTCTTGGCGTGTGCGGTACATGGTTGCCAATCAACTGTATGAACTTTGTGAAGCTGTTGGCCCTGAGCCCACCAG GACGGATCTAGTTCCTGCATATGTGCGACTACTTCGAGATAATGAAGCTGAAGTACGTATTGCAGCTGCTGGAAAAGTAACTAAGTTTTGTCGGATTTTGAGTCCTGAGCTGGCAATCCAACACATTCTGCCTTGTGTTAAG GACTTGTCATCCGATTCTTCTCAGCATGTTCGCTCTGCTTTGGCATCTGTGATCATGGGAATGGCTCCTGTTTTAGGAAAG GATTCTACAATTGAACAACTTCTTCCAATCTTTCTTTCCCTCTTAAAGGATGAATTTCCAGATGTCCGCCTTAATATTATCAGCAAGCTAGATCAAGTAAATCAG GTTATTGGCATTGATCTATTGTCTCAATCCTTATTGCCTGCCATTGTGGAGCTAGCTGAGGATAGACATTGGAGAGTTCGACTTGCAATTATAGAGTACATACCCTTACTTGCAAGCCAACTGGGTGTTGGATTTTTTGATGATAAACTTGGTGCCCTATGCATGCAATGGTTGCAGGATAAG GTGTACTCTATTCGTGATGCCGCTGCTAATAATGTGAAGCGCCTTGCAGAAGAATTTGGTCCTGAGTGGGCCATGCAGCATATAGTTCCACAG GTTTTGGAGATGATGAATAATTCACACTATCTGTATCGGATGACAATTTTGCATGCAATTTCTCTACTTGCTCCTGTCATGGGTTCTGAAATTACCTGCACAAAACTACTGCCAGTTGTGATTACTGCTTCAAAAGACAG GGTTCCCAACATAAAGTTCAATGTAGCAAAGGTTCTGCAATCCCTTGTACCAATTGTAGATCAGTCT GTGGTAGAGAAAACAATTCGTCCCTGTCTAGTGGAGTTGAATGAGGACCCTGATGTGGATGTTCGTTTCTTTGCAAACCAAGCGCTCCGATCCATTGATCATGTGATGATGTCTAGTTAA